In one window of Henckelia pumila isolate YLH828 chromosome 1, ASM3356847v2, whole genome shotgun sequence DNA:
- the LOC140875368 gene encoding epoxide hydrolase 3-like: MTAAAKSGFRAIAFDYRGYGLSDPPPEPQNATFFDFVDDLLALLDALSISKVFLVGKDFGANVMSLFCLLHQERVSGFVTLGVPFMPPRPRTYHQNLPEGFYISRWKQPGRAEADFGRFDAKTVVRNVYILFSNSEIPIASENQEIMDLVEPSTPLPHWFTEEDLAVYGDLYEKSGFRTALQVPYRSLDAQLDISDPRVDIPALLIMGEKDYVFKFPGMSDYIKSGMVKTFVPQLEIVYLHEGTHFVQEQSPDEVNKLIINFLNVHV; encoded by the exons ATGACCGCCGCCGCCAAGTCAGGTTTCCGAGCTATTGCATTTGATTACAGGGGATATGGCTTATCCGATCCGCCACCGGAACCCCAGAATGCCACGTTCTTCGATTTCGTGGATGACCTCCTTGCACTACTGGATGCTCTTTCGATCTCCAAG GTTTTTCTTGTAGGTAAAGATTTTGGAGCTAATGTAATGTCGCTGTTTTGCCTTCTCCACCAAGAGAGGGTGTCTGGTTTCGTGACATTAGGCGTACCGTTCATGCCGCCGCGGCCTCGGACATACCACCAGAATCTACCCGAGGGCTTCTATATTTCGAGATGGAAG CAACCTGGACGCGCTGAAGCTGATTTTGGTCGATTTGATGCTAAAACAGTGGTTAGGAATGTGTATATTCTCTTTTCCAATAGTGAAATTCCAATAGCCAGCGAAAACCAGGAGATCATGGACTTGGTGGAGCCGTCGACTCCTCTGCCTCATTGGTTTACAGAGGAAGATCTTGCAGTGTATGGAGATTTGTATGAGAAATCAGGTTTCAGAACTGCATTGCAAGTTCCTTATAG GTCACTCGACGCCCAACTTGATATATCAGATCCTAGAGTCGATATCCCGGCTCTGCTCATCATGGGCGAGAAGGACTATGTCTTCAAATTTCCAGGAATGAGTGACTACATAAAGAGCGGAATGGTGAAAACGTTTGTGCCGCAGCTGGAAATAGTATACTTGCATGAAGGAACTCATTTTGTTCAAGAGCAATCGCCTGATGAAGTTAACAAACTCATCATCAACTTCCTCAATGTCCATGTTTAG